The proteins below come from a single Deltaproteobacteria bacterium genomic window:
- a CDS encoding TetR/AcrR family transcriptional regulator — MGRKTVRDERRKQILDAVHQCLLEKPFHKTSIKDIARKAGLNHGALHYYFENKEHILLEYIDYSQKKFDIFYDKFLKEENVRSAADLDSINEKCHWALDELTFHKEYARIFIEIWAHALYNPNVMKKIKGMYRERRDTLFSDISNIVDSKKEARKISLTVIAVFEGLSLMSSLFSKKDLQYDFDFNDFLKLLNTK, encoded by the coding sequence ATGGGTAGAAAAACGGTTAGAGACGAAAGAAGGAAACAAATCCTGGACGCTGTTCACCAGTGCCTTCTTGAAAAACCGTTTCACAAAACCTCAATCAAAGATATTGCTCGAAAAGCCGGGTTGAACCATGGCGCTCTGCATTATTATTTTGAAAATAAGGAGCATATTCTTCTCGAATATATCGATTATTCTCAAAAGAAATTCGATATTTTTTATGATAAATTCCTAAAAGAAGAGAATGTAAGATCCGCTGCTGATCTTGATTCAATCAATGAGAAATGTCACTGGGCGCTGGATGAACTTACATTTCACAAAGAGTACGCAAGAATATTTATCGAAATCTGGGCGCATGCGCTCTACAATCCCAACGTGATGAAAAAGATCAAAGGTATGTATCGAGAAAGGAGAGATACCCTTTTTTCGGATATCAGCAACATCGTCGATTCAAAAAAAGAGGCCAGAAAGATAAGTTTGACTGTCATTGCCGTGTTTGAAGGGCTATCGCTGATGTCCAGCCTTTTCTCAAAAAAAGATCTTCAATACGATTTTGATTTCAATGATTTTTTAAAACTATTGAACACAAAATAG
- a CDS encoding MFS transporter, with the protein MGDKTFTVYKYRWVVLFFFSMMQCIMQMLWITFAPITSEAAAFYQVSALQIGFLSMVFMIVYLFVSIPASWAIDTFGIRKGVGFGVVLTGIFAMTRGFGGDSFTWVLVSMIGIAVAQPFVLNSMTAMAARWFPLEERATAAGIASLFLFVGIMAGLAVTPSLTIKYGIPGMLKIYGGLALVFAVAYLVFVKEKPPTPPAEVDTERTLVFDGLKHIFKQKDMIFLLIIFFFGLGMFNAVTTWIEQIIAPRGFSIVQAGNLGGIIMIGGILGCIVVPPISDKIRKRKIFVILSAVLSLPTLIGMSFTTSYALLLVSGFFFGFFFLSVGPIIYQYSAEICYPAPEATSQGLLVLAGQISGIIYIFGMDAFRSADGSMTPFLLFMIAVIPIEIFIAARLKESTMVEEGVKNE; encoded by the coding sequence ATGGGAGATAAGACCTTTACCGTTTATAAATATCGCTGGGTAGTGCTTTTTTTCTTTTCAATGATGCAGTGCATCATGCAGATGCTCTGGATCACCTTTGCCCCGATCACCAGCGAAGCAGCCGCGTTTTATCAGGTGTCTGCCTTGCAGATTGGTTTTCTGTCCATGGTCTTTATGATCGTTTACCTGTTTGTTTCCATCCCGGCCTCATGGGCTATTGATACATTTGGAATCCGCAAGGGAGTCGGATTTGGAGTCGTTCTGACGGGCATTTTTGCCATGACGCGTGGATTCGGCGGTGACAGCTTCACCTGGGTACTGGTTTCGATGATCGGGATCGCTGTCGCCCAACCGTTTGTGCTCAATTCCATGACAGCCATGGCTGCCCGCTGGTTTCCCCTGGAAGAGCGGGCAACGGCAGCAGGCATTGCCTCCCTGTTTCTTTTTGTCGGAATTATGGCCGGACTGGCTGTGACGCCCTCCTTGACGATCAAATACGGGATCCCGGGGATGCTGAAAATATACGGTGGCTTGGCACTCGTTTTTGCCGTGGCCTACCTGGTATTTGTCAAGGAGAAGCCGCCGACGCCGCCGGCCGAGGTCGACACCGAACGGACTCTGGTGTTTGACGGGCTGAAACATATTTTCAAACAAAAGGATATGATATTTCTGCTGATCATCTTCTTTTTCGGCCTTGGCATGTTCAACGCTGTCACCACCTGGATCGAGCAGATAATCGCCCCCCGTGGGTTTTCCATCGTACAGGCCGGAAACCTGGGCGGCATTATCATGATTGGCGGTATCCTCGGCTGTATTGTCGTGCCGCCAATATCTGACAAGATACGGAAACGCAAGATTTTCGTGATCCTGAGTGCGGTACTTTCACTGCCGACACTGATTGGAATGTCCTTCACAACCAGTTACGCGCTGCTGCTGGTTTCCGGCTTTTTCTTCGGCTTTTTCTTCCTCAGCGTCGGGCCGATTATTTATCAGTACAGCGCTGAAATCTGCTACCCGGCGCCGGAAGCCACGTCCCAGGGCTTGTTGGTACTGGCCGGTCAAATTTCCGGTATCATTTATATTTTCGGGATGGATGCATTCAGGTCGGCGGACGGATCCATGACGCCCTTTCTGCTGTTCATGATCGCGGTCATCCCCATCGAAATCTTTATAGCAGCGCGATTGAAAGAATCCACCATGGTTGAAGAGGGAGTTAAAAATGAATAG